In one Anaerolineales bacterium genomic region, the following are encoded:
- a CDS encoding ATP-binding protein, giving the protein MLPDFRVRQREYLLEISRAITQELDLEKVLGLVVRLSTELLAGHAGLIALRQESGGWHVAASYGINPALLKQLGPLLADIPDQKDPARFELPEVNRRLQRMTEAASLGLLTGVGLPMVTRSEVVGVIFVFRSYRGLFSADDRNLLSGFAAQAAIAVQNASLYRDVTQQRQHLASVLESSADGIFILDPAHKVIGFNRACARLTGMPSEQAIGMEHAQVIVWAQRTHGIPLEEAEASGWPLHRQATLYVEGDLRKPNGATTSVGVTYAPTAAADGRLLGIVGNVRDITRFREAEELKSTFISIISHELRTPVALIKGYVGTLRREDARWEPAVVRQSLAVIEEEADHLATLIDDLLDASRLQAGALRLKQAEVSLDLVAARAAERFQTQSDKHRLQVHFPPAFPVVIADEDRLSQVVNNLLSNAVKYSPEGGTITISGQARADDVVVCISDEGPGIPQQDAPRVFDRFFRATESARTTKGTGLGLFLAKAVVEAHGGQIWVDETRTKGARICFSLPRTPTSSASVG; this is encoded by the coding sequence ATGTTGCCGGATTTCCGCGTCCGACAGCGCGAGTATCTGCTCGAGATCTCGCGGGCAATCACACAAGAACTCGATCTTGAGAAGGTTCTCGGCCTGGTCGTTCGCCTATCCACTGAACTGCTGGCCGGCCATGCTGGGCTGATTGCTCTGCGCCAGGAGAGCGGGGGCTGGCATGTGGCGGCGAGCTACGGCATCAACCCCGCCTTGCTCAAACAGCTGGGCCCGCTCCTGGCCGATATCCCCGACCAGAAGGATCCCGCCCGATTTGAGCTGCCGGAGGTCAATCGCCGTTTGCAGCGGATGACCGAGGCCGCCTCCCTGGGGCTCCTGACAGGCGTTGGGCTTCCCATGGTCACCCGCAGCGAAGTGGTGGGCGTGATCTTCGTCTTCCGCTCCTACCGAGGGTTGTTCTCGGCCGATGACCGCAATCTGCTCTCCGGGTTTGCCGCGCAGGCCGCGATCGCCGTCCAGAACGCAAGCCTGTACCGAGACGTCACCCAGCAGCGCCAACACCTGGCTTCGGTGCTCGAGTCATCAGCGGATGGGATCTTCATCCTCGACCCGGCCCACAAGGTGATCGGCTTCAATCGGGCTTGCGCCCGCCTGACGGGAATGCCGTCCGAGCAGGCGATCGGAATGGAACATGCCCAGGTCATCGTCTGGGCGCAGCGGACGCACGGGATCCCCCTGGAAGAAGCCGAGGCCAGCGGCTGGCCGCTCCACCGGCAGGCCACCCTGTACGTCGAGGGCGATCTGCGCAAGCCCAACGGGGCCACTACCAGCGTCGGGGTCACCTACGCCCCGACGGCTGCCGCCGATGGCAGGCTGCTGGGCATCGTCGGCAACGTCCGCGACATCACGCGCTTTCGCGAGGCCGAGGAGCTCAAGAGCACCTTCATCTCGATCATCAGCCACGAACTGCGGACGCCGGTGGCGTTGATCAAGGGATACGTCGGCACGCTGCGCCGCGAGGACGCCCGCTGGGAGCCTGCCGTTGTCCGCCAGAGCCTGGCGGTGATCGAGGAGGAGGCGGATCATCTGGCGACCCTGATCGACGACCTGCTCGACGCCTCGCGCCTGCAGGCCGGCGCACTCCGCCTCAAGCAGGCCGAGGTCTCTCTGGACTTGGTGGCGGCGCGGGCCGCCGAGCGCTTCCAGACTCAGAGCGACAAGCATCGCCTTCAGGTCCACTTCCCGCCCGCCTTCCCCGTGGTCATCGCCGATGAAGATCGCCTCTCGCAGGTGGTCAACAACTTGCTCTCCAACGCCGTCAAGTACTCCCCCGAGGGCGGGACGATCACGATCAGCGGCCAGGCTCGGGCGGACGACGTGGTGGTATGCATCAGCGATGAAGGCCCGGGAATCCCCCAGCAGGACGCCCCGCGTGTCTTTGACCGCTTCTTCCGCGCAACGGAATCTGCCCGCACAACTAAGGGCACCGGCCTGGGACTCTTCCTCGCCAAGGCGGTGGTCGAGGCCCACGGCGGACAGATCTGGGTGGACGAGACCCGCACCAAGGGGGCCCGCATCTGCTTCTCCTTGCCCCGAACACCGACATCATCAGCTTCCGTGGGATAG
- a CDS encoding acetyl ornithine aminotransferase family protein: protein MVQTLSVPGPKARAYLERDSLAVSPSYPRSTPLVIDHGSGSEVWDVDGNRFVDLAAGIAVCSTGHSHPQVVRAIQQQAERFIHISSDYYHPLWIDFSERLGSIAPFDEPARVFLGNSGTEAVEAGLKLARYHTGRQHFIGFYGGFHGRSMGSLSLTASKPIQRRGFTPMLGGVTHVPFPDPYRPVLAPTDSDYGVTIVNYIKNVVFNRSLPPEDCAAVVVEPILGEGGYVVPTPGFFPALRRLCDEYGILLIVDEVQTGVGRTGKWWAIEHWGVEPDIVCVAKGIASGVPLGATIARASIMDWPSGSHGNTYGGNPLACAAGMATLELIEERFMQNAAEVGEYTLDALAEIQSRHASIGDVRGKGLMIGVEFVKDRSTKTPAPRLRQAVVDNAFKHGLLLLGAGDSTVRLSPPLNITRPLMDEGLEALELSITEAENARLD, encoded by the coding sequence ATGGTCCAAACGCTATCTGTGCCCGGCCCTAAGGCCAGGGCCTATCTGGAACGCGACTCGCTGGCCGTCTCCCCCTCGTACCCTCGCAGCACCCCGCTCGTCATCGATCACGGGTCGGGCTCGGAAGTGTGGGACGTCGACGGCAATCGCTTCGTCGACCTTGCTGCTGGGATTGCGGTTTGTTCCACCGGTCACAGCCACCCGCAGGTGGTGCGGGCGATCCAACAACAAGCAGAGCGTTTCATCCACATCTCCTCCGACTACTACCATCCACTTTGGATTGATTTCTCCGAGCGGCTGGGCAGCATCGCCCCGTTTGATGAGCCGGCACGGGTGTTCCTGGGTAACTCCGGTACCGAGGCGGTCGAAGCCGGCCTCAAGCTCGCCCGCTATCACACTGGACGCCAGCACTTCATCGGGTTCTACGGCGGATTCCACGGGCGTTCGATGGGGTCGCTCTCGCTCACGGCCAGCAAGCCGATACAGCGCCGCGGCTTCACGCCGATGCTCGGCGGCGTGACCCATGTTCCGTTTCCCGACCCATACCGGCCGGTGCTGGCTCCAACCGACAGCGACTACGGCGTGACCATCGTCAACTACATCAAGAACGTCGTGTTCAACCGTTCGCTGCCACCGGAGGATTGCGCGGCGGTGGTCGTTGAGCCCATCCTGGGAGAAGGCGGCTACGTCGTGCCCACACCCGGCTTCTTCCCGGCCCTGCGCCGGTTGTGCGATGAGTACGGGATCCTGCTGATCGTGGATGAGGTCCAGACCGGCGTCGGGCGCACCGGGAAGTGGTGGGCGATCGAACATTGGGGTGTCGAACCGGACATTGTGTGCGTTGCCAAGGGCATCGCTTCCGGCGTTCCCCTGGGCGCGACCATCGCCCGCGCCAGCATCATGGATTGGCCGTCGGGGTCCCACGGCAATACCTATGGCGGGAACCCGCTTGCCTGCGCGGCGGGCATGGCGACCCTTGAGTTGATCGAGGAACGGTTTATGCAGAATGCGGCCGAGGTCGGCGAATACACCTTGGACGCTCTGGCTGAGATCCAGTCGCGTCATGCGAGCATCGGGGACGTGCGCGGCAAGGGCTTAATGATTGGGGTCGAATTCGTCAAGGACCGCTCCACCAAAACCCCAGCACCGCGCTTGCGGCAGGCGGTCGTCGACAACGCTTTCAAGCACGGCTTGCTCCTGCTCGGCGCCGGGGATTCGACGGTCCGCCTCTCTCCACCGCTCAACATCACCCGCCCGTTGATGGACGAGGGCCTGGAAGCTCTCGAGCTCTCCATCACCGAGGCCGAGAACGCCCGGCTGGACTAG